A region from the Kribbella shirazensis genome encodes:
- a CDS encoding LacI family DNA-binding transcriptional regulator yields the protein MTTIYDVARRSGVSPATVSRVLSGRRNVDPELSEKVRAAVAELGYRPNGVARNLRKSSTNLWAVVISDIENPFFTSLVRGLEDVAQTEGYHVVLCNSDEDPAKEAAYATAVLTDQMAGVVISPTSTAEGVQLLADAKIPLVMIDRRVEGVEADTVLVDNEHGAFEGVKHLIDGGYRRIACITGPRKVSTAMDRLAGYRSALRAGGIRYDKDLVRHADFREAGGYAAMESLLELADPPEALFVTNNLMTVGALECLARKGLRAPDDIAIVGFDDIPWADLVIPSLTTVAQPTYELGRTAGMLLKDRTTSPGRPPSTVTLRTELHIRATSAPKP from the coding sequence ATGACGACGATCTACGACGTCGCGCGTAGGTCGGGTGTGTCACCGGCGACGGTGTCACGGGTGCTGAGCGGCCGCCGCAACGTCGACCCCGAGCTGTCCGAGAAGGTCCGGGCCGCGGTCGCCGAGCTCGGGTACCGCCCGAACGGCGTCGCCCGGAACCTGCGGAAGTCGTCGACGAACCTGTGGGCCGTGGTCATCTCCGACATCGAGAACCCGTTCTTCACCTCGCTGGTCCGCGGCCTCGAGGACGTGGCGCAGACCGAGGGGTACCACGTCGTCCTCTGCAACTCCGACGAGGATCCGGCGAAGGAAGCGGCGTACGCGACGGCGGTGCTGACCGATCAGATGGCCGGCGTGGTGATCTCGCCGACGTCGACCGCGGAGGGCGTGCAGCTGCTCGCGGACGCGAAGATCCCGCTCGTGATGATCGACCGCCGGGTAGAGGGCGTCGAGGCGGACACGGTGCTGGTGGACAACGAGCACGGGGCCTTCGAGGGCGTCAAGCATCTGATCGACGGCGGGTACCGGCGGATCGCGTGCATCACCGGACCGCGCAAGGTCTCGACCGCGATGGACCGGCTCGCCGGGTACCGGTCGGCGCTGCGGGCGGGCGGGATCCGGTACGACAAGGACCTGGTGCGGCACGCCGACTTCCGCGAGGCCGGTGGGTACGCCGCGATGGAAAGCCTGCTCGAACTGGCGGATCCGCCCGAGGCGCTGTTCGTCACCAACAACCTGATGACCGTCGGCGCCCTGGAATGCCTGGCCCGCAAGGGCCTGCGCGCACCCGACGACATCGCGATCGTCGGCTTCGACGACATCCCGTGGGCCGACCTGGTCATCCCGAGCCTCACCACGGTCGCCCAGCCCACCTACGAACTGGGCCGCACCGCCGGCATGCTCCTCAAGGACCGCACCACCTCCCCCGGCCGCCCACCCTCCACGGTCACCCTCCGCACCGAACTCCACATCCGAGCCACCTCAGCCCCTAAGCCGTAG
- a CDS encoding glycoside hydrolase family 172 protein has protein sequence MYGDYGSSLRDLPRLRDSKRRRASSWDRTGGNDDRLTIRPGETAVLANIEGPGSINHIWCTVARDSAWGPDEVDGDYLRKLILRITWDDSSQPSVLVPLGDFFGVGHGKTVNFVSAPLQMSPQDGKGFNCWFHMPFASRARVEIISELSAAPVFFYYYIDYELFDGAQDGLGYFHASYNRQNPTDGVPQGSETLRQYQVEGTNLSGDGNYVVLDTEGKGHYVGCVVSIRNLRDSAEWNWYGEGDDMIFIDGEPFPPSLHGTGTEDYFNTAWCPSEAYSAPYHGITLPGGSNWSGEISLYRFHIEDPITFFRSIRVTIEHGHANKRSDDWSSVAYWYQTLKG, from the coding sequence ATGTACGGCGATTACGGAAGCAGCCTGCGCGATCTGCCCAGGCTGCGGGACTCCAAGCGGCGCAGGGCGTCCAGCTGGGACCGCACCGGCGGCAACGACGACCGGTTGACGATCCGTCCCGGTGAGACCGCGGTCCTGGCGAACATCGAAGGGCCGGGGTCGATCAACCACATCTGGTGCACCGTGGCGCGGGACAGCGCGTGGGGACCCGACGAGGTCGACGGCGACTACCTGCGCAAGCTGATCCTGCGGATCACCTGGGACGACTCGTCCCAGCCGAGTGTGCTGGTGCCGTTGGGCGACTTCTTCGGCGTCGGCCACGGGAAGACCGTCAACTTCGTCAGCGCACCGCTGCAGATGAGCCCGCAGGACGGCAAGGGGTTCAACTGCTGGTTCCACATGCCGTTCGCCTCCCGGGCACGTGTGGAGATCATCTCCGAGCTGTCCGCGGCACCGGTGTTCTTCTACTACTACATCGACTACGAGCTGTTCGACGGTGCGCAGGACGGGCTCGGCTACTTCCACGCGTCGTACAACCGGCAGAACCCGACGGACGGCGTACCGCAGGGCTCCGAGACGCTGCGGCAGTACCAGGTCGAGGGCACGAACCTGTCCGGTGACGGGAACTACGTCGTCCTCGACACCGAGGGCAAGGGGCACTACGTCGGTTGCGTGGTGAGCATCCGGAACCTGCGCGACTCGGCCGAGTGGAACTGGTACGGCGAGGGCGACGACATGATCTTCATCGACGGCGAGCCGTTCCCGCCGTCGCTGCACGGGACGGGGACCGAGGACTACTTCAACACCGCGTGGTGCCCGAGTGAGGCGTACTCCGCGCCGTACCACGGCATCACGCTGCCCGGCGGGTCCAACTGGAGCGGCGAGATCTCGCTGTACCGCTTCCACATCGAGGATCCGATCACGTTCTTCCGGTCCATCCGCGTGACCATCGAGCACGGGCACGCCAACAAGCGCAGCGACGACTGGTCGTCGGTGGCGTACTGGTACCAAACCCTGAAGGGATAG
- a CDS encoding ABC transporter substrate-binding protein, with the protein MAATPFPARQFSRRSVLRGGLGALAASAAGVPLLSACGGNSSGGDAKEMSFWNFYGPSDDQGPQSKWFVDTVEEWNKNNDVKVKLRYIPGKDYLNGTTLQTAFQSGQGPDIFLISPGDFLRYYNGGVLQDLGSALSDESKADYLPGLLEARSVDGKVYGLPMEIEPLAMYYSEAAFEKAGLSEADLPKTWDQTLAVAQKLTNGKQYGVMFETQPGYYQNFTWYPFMWQGDGNAIKDGKVAFDSPASVQALKFWGDTIKNKVAPRKPLGDGGGDVVSNLGSGAVAMQQSGIWAVADLRAKAKNFKYGIIPHPTPDGGKPATDLGGWAFVANSKGKNPEAAAKFIAWALGSTDAAGVERQRQWNTVVKTNVPPRKSVQQAADAKGAFAEGALKKFVSEIAPTGKPEPRFPPEVYQPIADAIQACQLNAADPAKAAADAAEKIDTFLKTYQGAPIS; encoded by the coding sequence ATGGCCGCAACACCCTTCCCTGCACGGCAGTTCAGCCGCCGGTCCGTCCTGCGCGGCGGCCTCGGCGCCCTCGCCGCCTCCGCGGCCGGCGTGCCGCTGCTGTCCGCCTGTGGCGGCAACTCCTCCGGCGGCGACGCCAAGGAGATGTCGTTCTGGAACTTCTACGGTCCGTCCGACGACCAAGGACCGCAGAGCAAGTGGTTCGTCGACACCGTCGAGGAGTGGAACAAGAACAACGACGTCAAGGTCAAGCTGCGGTACATCCCCGGCAAGGACTACCTGAACGGGACCACGCTGCAGACCGCGTTCCAGTCCGGTCAGGGCCCGGACATCTTCCTGATCAGCCCCGGCGACTTCCTCCGTTACTACAACGGCGGCGTACTGCAGGACCTCGGGTCCGCGCTGTCGGACGAGTCGAAGGCCGACTACCTGCCCGGTCTGCTCGAGGCGCGCAGCGTCGACGGCAAGGTCTACGGCCTGCCGATGGAGATCGAGCCGCTCGCGATGTACTACAGCGAGGCCGCGTTCGAGAAGGCCGGCCTGTCCGAGGCCGACCTGCCGAAGACCTGGGACCAGACCCTCGCGGTCGCGCAGAAGCTCACCAACGGCAAGCAGTACGGCGTGATGTTCGAGACGCAGCCGGGCTACTACCAGAACTTCACCTGGTACCCGTTCATGTGGCAGGGCGACGGCAACGCGATCAAGGACGGCAAGGTCGCGTTCGACTCGCCGGCGAGCGTGCAGGCGCTGAAGTTCTGGGGCGACACGATCAAGAACAAGGTCGCCCCGCGTAAGCCGCTCGGCGACGGCGGCGGTGACGTGGTGTCGAACCTCGGCTCCGGTGCGGTCGCGATGCAGCAGAGCGGCATCTGGGCGGTCGCCGACCTGCGCGCCAAGGCGAAGAACTTCAAGTACGGCATCATCCCGCACCCGACGCCGGACGGCGGCAAGCCGGCCACCGATCTCGGCGGCTGGGCGTTTGTCGCGAACTCCAAGGGCAAGAACCCGGAGGCGGCGGCCAAGTTCATCGCCTGGGCGCTCGGCTCGACCGACGCGGCCGGTGTCGAGCGGCAGCGGCAGTGGAACACCGTCGTGAAGACCAACGTCCCGCCGCGCAAGTCGGTGCAGCAGGCCGCGGACGCCAAGGGCGCGTTCGCCGAGGGCGCGCTGAAGAAGTTCGTCAGCGAGATCGCGCCGACCGGTAAGCCGGAGCCGCGGTTCCCACCGGAGGTGTACCAGCCGATCGCCGACGCGATCCAGGCCTGCCAGCTGAACGCGGCCGACCCGGCCAAGGCGGCGGCCGACGCGGCGGAGAAGATCGACACGTTCCTGAAGACCTACCAGGGCGCGCCGATCAGCTGA
- a CDS encoding ribokinase, with translation MTDVCVLGSFMKDLVASAERRPLPGETLHGTGFAEFLGGKGVNQAVAAARMGAGTAIVGTIGEDRYGEEFLELLASNGVDTSWVVRHPSLGTGVGLPLVLPDGGNSIIIVSRANAAITALDVEAAREVLTSSKVLSVQLELPVEASHAALRLASDAGVTTILTPAPVGPVDPALASYVDILVPNEVEAAALTGLDCDDESQVPMIARKLAEDWGLRACVVTLGSRGAYVLDRDGGFEERIAAHDVATVDTVGAGDAFCGSLAASLANGADLVDAVRLANAAGALSTTVNGAADSAPSQAAAVALLDGAKSAT, from the coding sequence ATGACGGATGTCTGTGTGCTCGGGTCGTTCATGAAGGACCTGGTCGCGTCGGCGGAGCGGCGGCCGTTGCCGGGCGAGACGCTGCACGGGACCGGGTTCGCGGAGTTCCTCGGCGGCAAGGGCGTGAACCAGGCGGTCGCGGCGGCGCGGATGGGCGCCGGCACCGCGATCGTCGGGACCATCGGCGAGGACCGGTACGGCGAGGAGTTCCTGGAACTGCTCGCGTCGAACGGCGTCGACACCTCGTGGGTGGTGCGGCATCCGTCGCTCGGGACCGGCGTCGGACTGCCGCTGGTACTGCCCGACGGCGGGAACTCGATCATCATCGTGTCCCGTGCGAACGCCGCGATCACCGCGCTCGACGTCGAGGCCGCTCGTGAGGTGCTGACGTCGAGCAAGGTACTCAGCGTCCAGCTCGAGCTCCCGGTCGAGGCGAGCCACGCCGCCCTCCGGCTCGCCTCGGACGCGGGCGTCACCACGATCCTCACACCCGCGCCGGTAGGACCGGTCGATCCGGCGCTGGCGTCGTACGTCGACATCCTCGTGCCGAACGAGGTGGAGGCGGCCGCGTTGACCGGGCTCGACTGCGACGACGAGTCGCAGGTGCCGATGATCGCGCGGAAGCTCGCCGAGGACTGGGGGCTCCGCGCCTGTGTGGTGACACTCGGGTCGCGCGGTGCGTACGTCCTGGACCGTGACGGCGGGTTCGAGGAACGGATCGCCGCACACGACGTCGCCACGGTCGACACGGTCGGGGCCGGGGACGCGTTCTGCGGTTCACTGGCCGCGTCGCTCGCGAACGGGGCCGACCTGGTGGACGCCGTACGGCTGGCGAACGCGGCCGGCGCCCTGTCGACCACGGTCAACGGCGCCGCCGACTCGGCACCGTCCCAGGCCGCGGCCGTGGCACTGCTGGACGGTGCGAAATCGGCGACATGA
- a CDS encoding carbohydrate ABC transporter permease, with protein sequence MTRRRREALAAYAFLAPDTIGLLVFVAIPMVLAFGVAFFKVDGFGNYQYVGLANYKLMAGDDQLWASLKVTAMYVVTFVPIAFVVSFALAMLVRNHFKGIGWVRSAFFLPNVVSLVVVGLIWQFLLVDKRGALSRLLAPLGLGDVSFLGTPSLALGTYVVISVWFLMGYQMLVFLAGLKDVPKELEDAASIDGAGPWQRFRYVIWPLLRPTSFFVVVNSTIGAVTGLQAFDLVFVLTKGGPARATSTVVLYIYEQAFTFNNMGYAAALTTVVVAILVVCTGLMFGFTRGGRFDED encoded by the coding sequence ATGACGAGAAGACGGCGCGAGGCGCTGGCGGCGTACGCCTTCCTCGCGCCGGACACCATCGGCCTGCTGGTGTTCGTGGCGATCCCGATGGTGCTCGCCTTCGGTGTGGCGTTCTTCAAGGTCGACGGCTTCGGCAACTACCAGTACGTCGGTCTGGCCAACTACAAGCTGATGGCCGGCGACGACCAGTTGTGGGCGTCGCTGAAGGTCACCGCGATGTACGTCGTCACGTTCGTGCCGATCGCGTTCGTGGTGAGTTTCGCGCTGGCCATGCTGGTGCGTAACCACTTCAAGGGCATCGGCTGGGTCCGCTCGGCGTTCTTCCTGCCGAACGTGGTCAGCCTGGTCGTCGTCGGCCTGATCTGGCAGTTCCTCCTGGTCGACAAGCGCGGCGCGCTGTCCAGGCTGCTCGCCCCGCTGGGTCTCGGTGACGTGTCCTTCCTGGGTACTCCGTCCCTTGCTCTCGGCACCTATGTGGTGATCAGCGTCTGGTTCCTGATGGGGTACCAGATGCTGGTCTTCCTGGCCGGCCTGAAGGACGTGCCGAAGGAACTCGAGGACGCCGCGTCGATCGACGGCGCGGGCCCGTGGCAACGGTTCCGGTACGTGATCTGGCCGCTGCTGCGCCCGACCAGCTTCTTCGTCGTGGTGAACTCGACGATCGGCGCGGTCACCGGCCTGCAGGCGTTCGACCTGGTCTTCGTACTCACCAAGGGCGGCCCGGCCCGCGCGACCAGCACCGTCGTGCTCTACATCTACGAGCAGGCGTTCACCTTCAACAACATGGGGTACGCCGCCGCGCTGACCACCGTGGTCGTGGCGATCCTCGTGGTCTGCACCGGCCTGATGTTCGGCTTCACCCGAGGAGGCCGGTTCGATGAGGATTAG
- a CDS encoding carbohydrate ABC transporter permease encodes MRIRFFPILAHVLALIAVAPLLWILISALKPAEEVFNFGWPAQWTLDNLQYVLLKIPMPRFMLNSAIVSVAVTVIALFFHSMAAYALARLRFPGRGIIFSGIMSTLLVSLPVILVPLFLVAKQLGLLDSYAGLIVPSIFHAFGIFLLRQYYLNIPRELEEAADLDGCGYWRRYWSVILPLSRPVLASLSVLFFLANWNAFLWPLTITRNPDLRVIQLGVSGMQGQYASAWNLILAAAVIAAIPTVVVFVAGQKRLVDAMKTTGLK; translated from the coding sequence ATGAGGATTAGATTCTTCCCGATCCTGGCGCATGTGCTGGCGCTGATCGCCGTAGCGCCGCTGCTGTGGATCCTGATCAGCGCGCTGAAGCCCGCCGAGGAGGTGTTCAACTTCGGCTGGCCGGCGCAGTGGACGCTGGACAACCTGCAGTACGTGCTGCTGAAGATCCCGATGCCGCGGTTCATGCTGAACTCGGCGATCGTGTCGGTGGCGGTCACCGTGATCGCACTGTTCTTCCACTCGATGGCGGCGTACGCGCTGGCCCGGCTGCGGTTCCCGGGGCGCGGGATCATCTTCTCCGGCATCATGTCGACGCTGCTGGTGTCGCTGCCGGTGATCCTGGTGCCGTTGTTCCTGGTGGCGAAGCAGCTGGGACTGCTGGACAGCTACGCCGGCCTGATCGTGCCGAGCATCTTCCACGCGTTCGGGATCTTCCTGCTCCGGCAGTACTACCTGAACATCCCGCGGGAGCTGGAGGAGGCGGCCGACCTGGACGGCTGCGGGTACTGGCGCCGGTACTGGAGCGTCATCCTGCCGCTCAGCCGGCCGGTGCTCGCGTCGTTGTCGGTGCTGTTCTTCCTGGCCAACTGGAACGCGTTCCTCTGGCCGCTGACCATCACCCGGAACCCGGACCTGCGCGTGATCCAGCTCGGCGTGTCCGGCATGCAGGGGCAGTACGCCTCCGCGTGGAACCTCATTCTCGCGGCCGCGGTGATCGCGGCCATTCCGACCGTCGTGGTGTTCGTCGCCGGCCAGAAACGCCTGGTCGACGCGATGAAGACGACCGGCCTCAAATAG
- a CDS encoding LacI family DNA-binding transcriptional regulator, producing the protein MATEPPRRPRLEDVAATTGVSIKTVSRALRGDPKVRESTRQRIVAEADRLGVQLNDVAAGLRRKNQAMTSIGVTLGDCTNPFFAPMLRGIHSVASERGYLVLTADAQNDPELEHRAIRSFFAHRVAGLIIAPVGNDLGYLANEARFGSAIVFVDSPPPGLGESMDSVTTTNAASTRSGIEHLLAKGRRRIAYLGHPRSGSGAEERWAGYVAALEAAGLAVDPGLVRDNLVSEEDARRAAEDLLETAEPDAVFVDNNRLCTGLLQSAAYARRRPEVVSFDRFELAAAFGISVIDSDPYDVGRAGAQLLFDRLADPTRAPQRLEVPARLVVNDKPTY; encoded by the coding sequence ATGGCGACTGAACCGCCGCGGCGGCCGCGGCTCGAGGATGTGGCGGCGACTACCGGTGTGAGCATCAAGACCGTGTCGCGGGCGCTGCGCGGGGATCCGAAGGTGCGGGAGTCGACGCGGCAGCGGATCGTCGCGGAGGCGGACCGGCTCGGCGTACAGCTGAACGACGTGGCGGCGGGGCTGCGGCGGAAGAACCAGGCGATGACGTCGATCGGCGTCACGCTCGGCGACTGCACCAACCCGTTCTTCGCGCCGATGCTGCGCGGGATCCACTCGGTCGCGTCCGAGCGCGGCTACCTGGTGCTCACCGCGGACGCGCAGAACGATCCGGAGCTCGAGCACCGCGCGATCCGGTCGTTCTTCGCGCACCGGGTCGCCGGGCTGATCATCGCGCCGGTCGGTAACGACCTCGGGTACCTGGCGAACGAGGCCCGCTTCGGCTCGGCGATCGTGTTCGTCGACTCCCCTCCCCCAGGCCTCGGCGAATCGATGGACTCGGTCACCACGACCAACGCGGCCAGCACCCGCTCGGGCATCGAGCACCTGCTGGCGAAGGGCCGCCGGCGGATCGCGTACCTCGGTCACCCGCGCAGCGGCAGCGGCGCCGAGGAACGCTGGGCCGGGTACGTCGCCGCGCTCGAAGCAGCCGGCCTCGCGGTCGACCCGGGTCTCGTCCGGGACAACCTGGTCAGCGAGGAGGACGCACGCCGGGCAGCGGAGGACCTGCTGGAGACGGCGGAGCCGGACGCGGTGTTCGTCGACAACAACCGCCTCTGTACCGGCCTGCTCCAGTCCGCCGCCTACGCACGCCGCCGGCCCGAGGTCGTCAGCTTCGACCGTTTCGAACTGGCCGCCGCGTTCGGCATCTCGGTGATCGACAGTGACCCGTACGACGTCGGCCGGGCCGGCGCGCAACTCCTGTTCGACCGCCTCGCCGACCCGACCCGCGCTCCTCAGCGCCTCGAGGTCCCCGCCCGCCTCGTGGTCAACGACAAGCCGACGTACTAG
- a CDS encoding KpsF/GutQ family sugar-phosphate isomerase, producing the protein MPVVPNRASAHRTADELSRDLVARGLQAARDAIETEAAAVSALADRLDGVFLDVLIAVARCEGHLVVTGLGKSGLVGRKIAATLASTGTPATFIHSGDALHGDSGAVTSRDLVLALSASGETAEVCAFARMLRESGIPVIAMTGREESTLAQLATYTLDTMVLREADPLNLAPTASTTASLAMGDALACALVVLREFSHHDFARFHPSGALGKRLSEDQA; encoded by the coding sequence ATGCCAGTTGTGCCGAACCGTGCGTCCGCCCACCGCACGGCCGACGAGCTGTCCAGGGACCTGGTGGCGCGCGGGCTGCAGGCGGCGCGGGACGCCATCGAGACCGAGGCCGCGGCCGTGTCGGCGCTCGCCGACCGCCTGGACGGAGTCTTTCTGGACGTGTTGATCGCGGTCGCCCGCTGCGAAGGTCACCTGGTGGTGACCGGGCTCGGCAAGTCCGGCCTGGTCGGGCGGAAGATCGCCGCGACGTTGGCGAGTACCGGTACGCCGGCGACGTTCATCCACTCCGGTGACGCCCTGCACGGCGACTCCGGTGCGGTGACGTCGCGCGACCTGGTGCTGGCGCTGTCGGCATCCGGCGAGACGGCCGAGGTGTGCGCGTTCGCCCGGATGCTGCGCGAGAGCGGGATCCCGGTGATCGCGATGACCGGTCGCGAGGAGTCGACGCTCGCACAGCTGGCGACGTACACGCTGGACACGATGGTGCTGCGCGAGGCTGATCCGCTGAACCTGGCGCCGACCGCGTCGACCACGGCCTCGCTGGCGATGGGCGACGCGCTGGCGTGCGCTCTCGTCGTCCTGCGGGAATTCAGCCATCACGACTTCGCGCGGTTCCACCCGTCCGGTGCCCTGGGCAAGCGTCTCTCGGAGGACCAGGCATGA